The Methanobrevibacter ruminantium genomic sequence TATGCATAACTCATGGTCACTCTGACCATTTTGGAGATGCAATGGAAATAGCTAACAATACAAATGCAACTCTTGTTGCAAACCATGAGATCTCCTTATTCTTAGGTGAACAAGGATTTGACTGTGTCAGCATGAACACTGGAGGTTCTGTTTTTATTCAAGGAATCAAAATCACTATGTTAGATGCAAAACACTCTTCTTCTATTGATTTCACTGAAGAGATTCGTCCTGCTGGTGGCCCTGGAAGTTTCCTATTCACTTTTGAAGACGGTACAAAGGTATTCCATGCAGGAGATACTGGATTGTTCTCTGATATGGAAAATGTCATAGGAAAAATCTATAAGCCGGATATTGCAATGGTTCCAATTGGAGATAAGTTTACCATGGGTCCATTTGAAGGAGCGCTTGCAGCAATGTGGTTAGCTCCAAAAGTTGTTATTCCAATGCATTACAACACTTTCCCTGTAATTGAACAGGACCCTGCAGTATTTTCCAATTTTGTAAATCAACTTCATCCAAAGGTTGATGTTGTAGTCATGAATCCATTGGAATATTACAAACCTGATTTTGAAAAAGAAGAATAATTCAAACTTTAAAAAGTTTGAATATTTTTAATAATTTTTTAATATTTTAATTATTTCTTAATATTTTTTCTATTTTTAACTATCTTTAACTATTTTTTTATTTTTAGCATTTTTAGTTAATTTTCTATTTTATTAAAAAAGTATGAAAATGGATTTAAACGAAATC encodes the following:
- a CDS encoding metal-dependent hydrolase → MEIRWLGHSAFELISDEGVKILVDPFISNNPACPLPVEELEANIICITHGHSDHFGDAMEIANNTNATLVANHEISLFLGEQGFDCVSMNTGGSVFIQGIKITMLDAKHSSSIDFTEEIRPAGGPGSFLFTFEDGTKVFHAGDTGLFSDMENVIGKIYKPDIAMVPIGDKFTMGPFEGALAAMWLAPKVVIPMHYNTFPVIEQDPAVFSNFVNQLHPKVDVVVMNPLEYYKPDFEKEE